One window of the Bombyx mori chromosome 20, ASM3026992v2 genome contains the following:
- the LOC101740405 gene encoding glutamine synthetase 2 cytoplasmic isoform X2, with protein MSETQNKVQDNPKILSGPVLQNSPNAFLSKTLLDRYRDLPLPEDKVLATYVWIDGSGEHVRCKDRTLNYIPETPKDLPIWNYDGSSTGQTTSTNSDTHLKPQAIYRDPFRRGNHVLVMCDTYDYSMQPTKTNHRIKCQEAYDRCRDHEPWFGIEQEYVLLDSDLRPFGWPTTGSPPAQGPYYCGVGANKVFARDLIEAHYKCCLYAGVPITGTNAEAMLSQWEFQVGPSVGVSAGDDLWIARFILHRLAEEFGVIVTFDPKPVSDWNGSGAHHNFSTKKMRDEGGITCC; from the exons ATGTCGGAAACTCAAAACAAAGTGCAAG ATAATCCAAAAATTTTATCGGGTCCCGTGCTACAGAACTCTCCGAATGCATTCCTCTCGAAGACACTGTTGGACCGGTATAGAGATCTACCGCTGCCGGAAGACAAGGTCCTCGCCACATACGTATGGATCGACGGCTCCGGCGAGCATGTTCGTTGCAAAGACAGGACTTTGAACTACATTCCAGAAACTCCTAAAG ACCTGCCGATATGGAATTACGACGGCAGCTCTACAGGCCAGACGACAAGCACGAACTCAGACACGCACCTGAAGCCCCAGGCCATATACAGGGACCCGTTCCGGCGCGGAAACCACGTGCTTGTCATGTGCGACACATACGATTACAGCATGCAACCAACAA agaCAAACCACCGTATTAAATGCCAAGAAGCGTACGACCGCTGCAGAGACCACGAGCCGTGGTTCGGCATAGAGCAAGAGTACGTGCTCCTCGACTCTGACCTTAGACCGTTTGGGTGGCCTACAACTGGAAGCCCTCCTGCCCAGGGACCATATTATTGCGGCGTTGGAGCTAACAAGGTCTTCGCGAGGGATCTCATTGAAGCCCATTATAA ATGCTGTCTGTATGCTGGAGTGCCGATCACAGGTACGAACGCTGAGGCGATGCTCTCGCAGTGGGAGTTCCAAGTCGGGCCCTCCGTTGGCGTGTCAGCTGGAGATGACCTGTGGATAGCTCGTTTTATCCTGCATCGTCTGGCTGAAGAGTTCGGAGTCATCGTCACTTTCGACCCCAAACCGGTGTCGGATTGGAATGGTTCGGGTGCTCACCACAATTTCTCGACAAAGAAAATGCGAGATGAAGGGGGAATTAC GTGTTGCTAG
- the LOC101740405 gene encoding glutamine synthetase 2 cytoplasmic isoform X1 gives MSETQNKVQDNPKILSGPVLQNSPNAFLSKTLLDRYRDLPLPEDKVLATYVWIDGSGEHVRCKDRTLNYIPETPKDLPIWNYDGSSTGQTTSTNSDTHLKPQAIYRDPFRRGNHVLVMCDTYDYSMQPTKTNHRIKCQEAYDRCRDHEPWFGIEQEYVLLDSDLRPFGWPTTGSPPAQGPYYCGVGANKVFARDLIEAHYKCCLYAGVPITGTNAEAMLSQWEFQVGPSVGVSAGDDLWIARFILHRLAEEFGVIVTFDPKPVSDWNGSGAHHNFSTKKMRDEGGITEIERAIEKLSKVHMKHIKVYDPRGGKDNERRLTGLHETASIHDFSSGVASRSASIRIPRQVEAEKRGYLEDRRPASNCDPYSVTDALMRTCILDEL, from the exons ATGTCGGAAACTCAAAACAAAGTGCAAG ATAATCCAAAAATTTTATCGGGTCCCGTGCTACAGAACTCTCCGAATGCATTCCTCTCGAAGACACTGTTGGACCGGTATAGAGATCTACCGCTGCCGGAAGACAAGGTCCTCGCCACATACGTATGGATCGACGGCTCCGGCGAGCATGTTCGTTGCAAAGACAGGACTTTGAACTACATTCCAGAAACTCCTAAAG ACCTGCCGATATGGAATTACGACGGCAGCTCTACAGGCCAGACGACAAGCACGAACTCAGACACGCACCTGAAGCCCCAGGCCATATACAGGGACCCGTTCCGGCGCGGAAACCACGTGCTTGTCATGTGCGACACATACGATTACAGCATGCAACCAACAA agaCAAACCACCGTATTAAATGCCAAGAAGCGTACGACCGCTGCAGAGACCACGAGCCGTGGTTCGGCATAGAGCAAGAGTACGTGCTCCTCGACTCTGACCTTAGACCGTTTGGGTGGCCTACAACTGGAAGCCCTCCTGCCCAGGGACCATATTATTGCGGCGTTGGAGCTAACAAGGTCTTCGCGAGGGATCTCATTGAAGCCCATTATAA ATGCTGTCTGTATGCTGGAGTGCCGATCACAGGTACGAACGCTGAGGCGATGCTCTCGCAGTGGGAGTTCCAAGTCGGGCCCTCCGTTGGCGTGTCAGCTGGAGATGACCTGTGGATAGCTCGTTTTATCCTGCATCGTCTGGCTGAAGAGTTCGGAGTCATCGTCACTTTCGACCCCAAACCGGTGTCGGATTGGAATGGTTCGGGTGCTCACCACAATTTCTCGACAAAGAAAATGCGAGATGAAGGGGGAATTAC TGAAATCGAGAGGGCGATTGAAAAGCTCTCCAAAGTGCACATGAAGCACATTAAGGTATACGACCCTCGCGGCGGCAAGGATAACGAGCGCCGACTGACAGGACTCCACGAAACCGCTAGCATTCATGATTTTAGTTCGG GTGTTGCTAGCCGCAGTGCCAGTATAAGAATACCTCGGCAGGTGGAGGCAGAAAAACGCGGGTACCTCGAGGATCGGCGCCCGGCTTCGAACTGCGATCCGTACTCTGTGACCGATGCACTCATGCGCACTTGTATACTTGacgaattataa
- the C/EBPg gene encoding ovary C/EBPg transcription factor, translating to MPPVKRGKRGVSDADDEDDDYRKRRNRNNEAVKKSRFKSKQRTQETFSRVSKLKAENQVLEEKVKTLSKQLQFLKDLFFAQAKKDTTELEGIDLNKLFEDLPDDRDTNDK from the exons ATGCCTCCTGTTAAAAGAGGGAAGCGTGGTGTTAGCGATGCTGATGATGAGGATGATGATTACAGAAAAAGACGAAACAGGAATAATGAG gcagtaaaaaaaagtagattcAAGTCTAAACAGCGCACGCAGGAAACATTCTCACGTGTCAGTAAATTGAAAGCCGAGAACCAAGTGCTCGAGGAGAAAGTAAAAACTTTATCAAAACAACTTCAGTTCCTGAAAGACTTGTTTTTTGCTCAAGCAAAGAAAGACACCACCGAATTGGAAGGTATCGACTTAAACAAGCTCTTTGAAGACTTACCAGACGATAGGGACACAAATGATAAATAG